One part of the Vanessa cardui chromosome 2, ilVanCard2.1, whole genome shotgun sequence genome encodes these proteins:
- the LOC124539123 gene encoding uncharacterized protein LOC124539123, protein MNTDVPIQSSTTNDEQPNNIINENFDMNILESTHLPPINEQQSYSARESNISNKRMRDVDEAEIWHVVSKSGKRYARSSQNDRIPEEKVEISVTSKEPLPKQFAFARLLKNNNIPNILRVRYINAYKLIIQFENESGLTKLLECQEIKNKGWNLQRTLEVGVSYGTIKNVELDLSETDILESITSSAELIAVKRLNRRDSNGIQGWTPSETIRLCFKGSSLPAYVHVYGVRTKIETYTFPVTQCSFCWRFGHPRKVCPRKKQVCVKCTKDHENCETTEINFVCVNCRGNHMSLSLDCPIRVKEKKIREIMAEFNCAYKRALTMYVPPNSPSPQEFNTEVQEDRQDICDNMNTSPKISTSYASVTASKLTRKQQDAPVSKKQSTKSNNKRRHKDEDDDDINWSEVINQVPDTESLEENSTRNMNSKTHKREESHISFYELLRRIGNTILNKNSTIHEKFNEVLKMCCKWLYDFVANFIPDLNFIKNIFNNNS, encoded by the coding sequence ATGAATACTGATGTACCTATCCAGTCGTCTACTACAAACGATGAACAAcctaataacattattaatgagAACTTCGACATGAATATTTTGGAATCTACTCATTTGCCTCCAATCAATGAACAGCAGTCTTATAGCGCTAGGGAATCTAACATTTCTAACAAAAGGATGCGAGATGTTGATGAAGCAGAAATTTGGCACGTCGTGTCCAAATCGGGTAAGCGATACGCTCGTAGTTCTCAAAACGATAGAATACCAGAAGAAAAAGTTGAGATTAGTGTCACATCCAAAGAACCGTTGCCTAAACAATTTGCCTTTGCCCGTCtacttaagaataataatatcccAAATATCCTTAGAGTCAGATATATTAAcgcttacaaattaataatacaatttgaaaatgAATCCGGCCTAACAAAATTATTGGAATGCCAGGAGATAAAAAATAAGGGATGGAATTTGCAAAGAACCCTGGAGGTTGGTGTTTCATATGGAACTATTAAAAACGTAGAATTAGACTTGTCTGAAACTGATATTTTAGAAAGTATTACTAGCTCGGCTGAGTTAATTGCAGTAAAACGGCTTAACCGCAGAGACAGCAATGGAATCCAAGGATGGACACCAAGTGAGACTATACGTCTGTGTTTCAAGGGATCCTCTTTACCTGCGTATGTTCATGTATATGGAGTGCGAACTAAGATTGAAACTTATACGTTCCCAGTAACACAATGCTCCTTTTGCTGGCGTTTTGGCCATCCTAGAAAAGTTTGTCCTAGAAAGAAACAAGTGTGTGTCAAGTGTACCAAAGATCATGAAAACTGTGAGActactgaaattaattttgtatgtgtGAATTGTCGGGGTAACCATATGTCCTTGAGCTTAGACTGTCCAATACGCGTAAAAGAGAAGAAAATCAGAGAAATAATGGCTGAATTCAACTGCGCATATAAAAGAGCTCTCACTATGTATGTACCCCCAAACTCCCCATCTCCTCAAGAATTTAACACCGAAGTTCAAGAAGATCGTCAAGATATTTGTGATAATATGAATACTTCACCTAAAATTTCAACCTCTTACGCATCTGTCACTGCATCAAAACTAACTCGTAAGCAACAAGATGCTCCTGTAAGCAAGAAACAATCTacgaaatctaataataaaaggaGACACAAagatgaggatgatgatgatattaacTGGAGTGAAGTAATAAATCAGGTGCCAGATACAGAATCTCTAGAAGAAAATAGCACAAGAAATATGAACTCTAAAACACATAAACGAGAAGAAAGCCATATCTCATTTTATGAATTACTAAGAAGAATTGGAAATACCATCCTTAATAAAAACAGTACCATtcatgaaaaatttaatgaagttttgaagATGTGCTGCAAATGGTTGTACGATTTCGTTGCTAACTTTATCCCTGATttgaactttattaaaaatatatttaataataatagttaa